The sequence AAAATAATCCAGAAAAAACAAAATCCATATGGCAACTCAAAGCCTAGTAAAACCATAATCAAAGTTCTAAAAAATATAAATTTAAAAGATATCACAGTCAAAAGATTTAAGGATTTGGTATGACTTTAAATTGGGGGGGGGTTCTACCCCAAAAAGGCCATAATATGAATATAAACTCTCTAAAGCTAAGCCCAACTAGCAGTATAAAAGAGGCTCTTAAAATAATCGATAGTGGCGCACTCCAAATGGCGCTAGTTGTAAATAGCGATGGCAAACTTTTAGGTACAATTAGTGATGGTGATATTAGGCGAGGATTATTAAGCTCAATGGAGCTAACTCAAAGTATTGAATCCCTATACTATCGCACGCCTATAGTTTCGCACTCGTTGCATGTCTCTCCAGATATCATTGCTAAAGCCAAAGCTAAAAATATACGCTACATTCCAATTATCGATGAAAATGATATCGCAACTGCTATTGTTAATATTTATGAACCAAACTTTAAAAAACCAAACCAGGTTATATTAATGGCTGGCGGATTAGGCACAAGGCTTCGCCCGCTAACTAATCAAATTCCAAAGCCAATGCTTCATGTAGGTCCAAAACCAATTCTACAAACAATCATAGAAAGCTTTCTTGCAAATGGGTATAGCGATTTTACTATTTGTGTCAATTACAAGGCTGAGATTATTACAAACTACTTTGGCGATGGAAAGAAATTTGGTGTAAACATAAACTATGTTTTTGAAGATAAACGCCTTGGTACAGCTGGGGCGCTAAGCTTGATAAATCCACCAAAAGATGATTTTTTTGTAATGAATGGCGACCTGCTAACAAATACTGATTTTACTAAACTTCACGACTATCATACAGCTCACAAATCTGTTGCTACAATGTGTGTGCGAGAATATGAGATGCAAGTGCCATATGGAGTGGTAAATTTAGATGATAATACTATCAAATCTATCACTGAAAAGCCACGCCAAAAATTCCATGTAAGTGCTGGAATCTATATGTTAAACCCACAAATCCTAAATTTTATTCCAAAAAATGAGTATCTAGATATGCCAGATCTTTTTAACTCTTTAGCTACTAAGAATCAAAATCCAAAAGCTTATCTAATTAATGAAGAGTGGCTAGATA is a genomic window of Campylobacter devanensis containing:
- a CDS encoding nucleotidyltransferase family protein gives rise to the protein MNINSLKLSPTSSIKEALKIIDSGALQMALVVNSDGKLLGTISDGDIRRGLLSSMELTQSIESLYYRTPIVSHSLHVSPDIIAKAKAKNIRYIPIIDENDIATAIVNIYEPNFKKPNQVILMAGGLGTRLRPLTNQIPKPMLHVGPKPILQTIIESFLANGYSDFTICVNYKAEIITNYFGDGKKFGVNINYVFEDKRLGTAGALSLINPPKDDFFVMNGDLLTNTDFTKLHDYHTAHKSVATMCVREYEMQVPYGVVNLDDNTIKSITEKPRQKFHVSAGIYMLNPQILNFIPKNEYLDMPDLFNSLATKNQNPKAYLINEEWLDIGRIEEYNLANELYSEIFS